From Carnobacterium alterfunditum DSM 5972:
AAGTAGGAAAGCGTTAAGACTTTCAAAGAATGTCCAATTTTCGCTCAGAGCTGTCCAAGGGATCAAAGACATAATCATAATAAGAAAAGATAAAGCAAATAAAATCATTACATTTCGTTGACGTTTATTCATTTCTTCTTGATCTTCTGGAATTTTAAAGTAAGCGATATTTTCTTCTCTTTGATAGGCAACTAAAGAACTACTTGGATCTTTTTCAACTTTCATAGCATAACGATAAACATAAAGTGTAGAAACGGCGTACATGGCAACAAAAAAGATTAGCCGCCAAATGATTCCTTCTCCGGGACTGATAGACAGTGCCTGAGAAGCAACTCCGGTAGCAAAAGGATTTACTGTCGAAGCTAAAACACCTATTTGTGAACCAACTAAAACAATTGCAACCGCTACGATAGTATCAAAACCAACACCGATCATAACTGGAATGATTAAAGGATAAAAGGCCATTGTTTCTTCAGCCATCCCGTAAGTAGTTCCTCCTATAGCGAACAATAGCATGAGTATAGGAATTAATTTTTTTTCTTTTCCTTTATAATTTTTAACAATTGATGCGATACCCGCATCAAGAGCACCTGTTTTTGTGACAACGCCTAAAAATCCTCCGAGAATTAAAATAAATAGAGAAATTTCAATAGCGCCAGGTGTTGTTTCTGTACCTAACATCCCTTTTATAGGGGAAATAAAGATATCCCAGATACCTTGTGGTTGTGAATCTACGGTGTGGTACGTACCTGACAAAATATTACCAGCATCGTCCATATCGTATACTCCAGCAGGGATGATCCAAGTCAAAATTGCTATAAAGACGATAATAAGGAATAAAACAGTAAATGACGATGGCATTGAAAATTTCTTTTTAGTTTTTTTATTGTTTTCCAAAATAATCTCCTCCTCTATGCTTATCAAATGACTTTTCTTAAGTTGCACTTGTTTAAATAGTACCTTTAGCCTCCCTTCTTTAATAAAAGCGATAACGTAAATGTCGTTCGAAAAAAACAAGAAATGAAATCCCTATTAAGTAAGAGCTTACAATCTAATTATAAAAAAATAAAAAGTTATTTCACGATAAATTAGGCATAATAAATAAGAAATAGACGACATTTAACACTTTTATTTTAAATAAGCTTGAAATATTTACTAAGATGCGGTAAGATTTAAAAAGACGTTTTGGGATTTCATTCTATTTCGTTGATTATACCAAGTATTATAAAAAGAAACAAATTTAATAAGTTAAAACTATGTGTGGTGATGACGGCAAGAAGGTCACACCTGTTCCCATGCCGAACACAGCAGTTAAGCTTCTTAGCGCCGATGGTAGTGAAGGGTTTCCCTTTGTGAGAGTAGGACGTTGCCACGCAGATTAACTTGTTTTATTTGAGTCATTAGCTCAGTTGGTAGAGCATCTGACTTTTAATCAGAGGGTCGCAGGTTCGAATCCTGCATGACTCATATTTGAAACTTGCAACGGCGTTATTGTTGCAAGTTTTTTTGTATTTGAAATTAAAAGTAGACATATTAGTTAAGGATAGTGAGGGGTTATCGATCAGATGGAATAATATTATTCGTATACGATATTATGGTATACTGTAAAATAGGTGACAATGAGAAAGATTATCGGAGGTGCGTATATGTCTATAGATTGGTCACAATTAGTAACGTGGCGAAATTTTATTAATGTAGCAGATATATTAGTGGTTACATTTTTTATTTACCAACTTATTAAAATTTTGCGTGGTACAAGAGCCGTTCAATTATTAAAGGGAATTGCTATAATCATGTTAATAAAAGTAGCTAGTTTTTTTCTAGGATTACAAACAGTGGACTGGATCGTTGATTTAGTGATCCAATGGAGTGTCCTTGCCGTTATCATTATTTTTCAGCCAGAATTACGAAGAGGGCTAGAGCATCTTGGTCGAGGATCTATTTTTAATCGAACAAAAAGAAAAATCAATCCTGGAGAAAATTTAGTTCAACAATTAGTAAAGGCTGTTCAATATATGGCGAAAAGAAGAATTGGTGCTTTGATCTCTATCCAAATGGATACAGAATTGGATGAATTTATCGGGACAGGAATTGCCCTAGATGCGGATATCTCTAGCGAGTTATTGATTAATATCTTCATTCCGAATACACCATTGCATGATGGAGCAGTAATTATTAGAGATTATAAAATAGCCTCTGCTGCTAGTTATTTACCATTATCTGAGAGTACATTGATTTCTAAAGAACTAGGAACAAGACATAGGGCTGCAATTGGTTTAAGTGAAGTAACCGATGCTGTGACTATTATTGTTTCAGAAGAAACTGGTGGAGTGAGCGTTTCATATAAAGGTGAATTGTTACGAGAATTATCCAAAGAAGATTTTGAGAAATTCTTAAGTAAAAATTTGATTATTGATGAAGAAAAAGTAAAGAAAAATTCTTTCCAAGAATTGGTGGATAGTTTTAAAAAAGGGGGCTTCTAAATAATGGAGAAGATTTACAATAATCCATGGTTTATAAAAATAGTTGCACTCGCATTTGCTATTCTTCTCTTTACGTATGTAAACAGTAGTAATAATAGGGGGCAAACAGCCAGTAATGTTGATGGGCTCAGTGCGACTACAACGGATACTATACTTGAGGTGCCAATTGTCGTTGAAATCGACCAAGATAATTATTACGTAACGGGTTTTCCGGAAACTGTTTCAGTTGATATATCAGGACCTTCTAGTATTGTATTAAATACAAAAACGACTAAAAATTTTGATATTGTAGCAGCTGATTTAGATAGTTTAGGGGTCGGTACTCATACAATTGAATTAGTTGCAGAAGGTCTTTCACCGCAACTAGATTATAAAGTTTCACCAGAAGAAGTGACGATAACTATCGAAGAAAAGAAAGTGGAAACATTTAGTGTTGAAGTTGAGTTCGACGATTCCTTGATTGAAGAAGATTTTGAAGCGGGTACACCAACTATTGATTACGAAACCATAGAATTAACCGGTACGGCTTCTACGATCGATCAAGTTGAAGAAGTTAAAGTAGTTGTAAATGGAGAAGAGGGTATCACAGAAGATATCGTTCAAACGCTGCCTGTTGTAATTAGTGACGCTGATGGAGAAAAATTAGATGTTGAACTTAATCCTAGTGAAGTAACGGTGAGCATACCGGTCGATCCAATCAAAAAAGAAGTACCAATCGTATTAAACCAAATGGGTACTGCGGATGCTGATTTAAGCTATGAATTGGGCATTAGCAACCAGTCAGCTACCACAGTTGCTGTACAAGCAGATAATGAAATCTTAAGTAGTTTGAGCAGCTACCCAATCGATATTGATGTAACAGATATAACTGAAACAGCAACTCAAACAATTGATTTGCCCTTGCTTGATGGTGTAACAATTATAGATCCAGAAAAAATTGATGTAACTATAACAGTTACTAAAAAAAACTCACAGGAAAATGAACAGAATACTACTGAAATAAACGATGAAAGCTCAAGTTCAAATAATTCTAGTTCATCTAGTGAATCTACACAAATTGAAAGTGAAGAATCAGAGAGTGAACCTGCTTCAGACTCTGCTTCAGACTCTTCAAGTGAAAAATCCGATGAGTCATCAAGCGAATCTAGTCAAGAAGTAAGCGAATAGGAAAAAAGTAAGCCTGTATGAATAAGGTTTGAACTTTGAAAAGGGGTAAAGTAAAATGGGAAAATATTTTGGAACAGATGGAGTAAGAGGTGTTGCTAACTCTGAGTTAACTCCAGAATTAGCTTTTAAATTAGGAAGATATGGCGGGTTTGTTTTAACCCAGCATGCTGAAGGTGAGGAACATCCACGTGTTTTAGTTGGAAGAGATACTCGTATTTCTGGTGAGATGTTAGAATCTGCCTTGATTGCTGGTCTTTTATCAGTCGGAATCGAGGTAATGAAACTAGGCGTCATAACAACTCCTGGAGTAGCTTATTTAACACGTATCCAAAGAGCAGCAGCAGGTGTAATGATTTCAGCTTCACACAATCCTGCACCTGATAATGGTATCAAATTCTTCGGATCAGATGGTTATAAATTATTTGATGCTACTGAATTAGAAATTGAAGCATTATTAGATGAAGATATTGATAATTTGCCTCGTCCAAGTGCAAAAGGTTTAGGTACGGTTGATGAATATCCAGAAGGTGCTTTAAAATATACTCAATTTCTACAACAAACGATTCCAAATGATCTAGCTGGATTACAAGTTTGTTTAGATGGTGCTAATGGAGCAACGAGCCCTCTTATTAATCGGTTATTTGCAGATTTAGAAACAGAGTTCGACGTAATGGCATCAACACCAAACGGGTTAAATATTAATGATGGTGTTGGTTCAACACATCCTGAGAAATTAGCTGAATTTGTAGTTGAAAAAGGTGCCGATGCTGGATTAGCTTTCGACGGTGACGGCGATAGAGTCATAGCGATTGATGAGTTAGGCAATATCATTGACGGAGATAAGATTATGTTTATTTGTGGGAAATATTTGCAAGAAAAAGGCCGTTTGAAAAAAGATACGATCGTCTCTACGGTTATGAGCAACTTAGGATTCCACAAAGCAATTGAGGCAAACAATATGATTGCTCTTCAAACGAAAGTTGGCGATCGTTACGTAGTTGAAGAAATGCGTAAAAACGGCTACAATTTTGGTGGGGAACAATCAGGACATTTGGTGTTTTTAGACTACAACACTACTGGTGATGGAATGTTATCAGGAATTCAATTGTTGAATGTTATGAAAGAAACAGGAAAAAAACTTTCAGAACTAGCTGCAGAAGTTCAAACGTATCCTCAAAAATTGGTCAATATTCGCGTTAGTAATAAAAATGGAGCAATGGATGTGCCAGCAATTAAGGCCATCATTGATGAAGTTGAGAGTGAAATGAACGGTAATGGACGTATTTTAGTTCGTCCTAGCGGAACTGAGCCGTTACTTCGTGTAATGGCAGAAGCTCCTTCGCAAGAAAAAGTAAATCTTTATGTTGATCGAATTGCTGCTGTTGTAAAAGAAGAAATTGGTTTGGCTGAATAAAAATTATTTCTTAGTCGTTCTGATATAAATACAACTAAAAAAAGAGCTCTAAATCATTGATTTAGAGCTCTTTTTTTTTTTTGGAAAGTAGTGTAGGAGCTCTTTTAATAATCGTGGATTATATGCCAGTCGTTTTTGATTAAATTGTTCTTGAATTATTTTAACAGAGTGCATAAATCATGAATTAAAAAGATTTAAGGTAACTTTTGTTGCATAATGATCAGCGATATAGTATATTTAAAACCATAATTTAATAGAAAGATAGAGGTGCAATTTTTAAGAGTACAGTTATTGTGAAGGCACAATCTGATAGCTGGAAAGGAGAAATTGCCGAAGTGTACAGTATTGCCAAGTACTGTATGCTGGGGTTAAACAGAATATGTTTAACACTGTCGAAAATTTCAATATGAAGTTTTTGAAGGGCTATCAACAAAAGGGTTAAAGGGACATTACATATGGAACTATTCTAACACCTTGAGTTGTATAGAACTCAAGGTGTTTTTTTGTGCACAAGTAGAGAGGGAGTTTAGAATGAAAAAGAAAGTTGCTATCGGTTTATTCATTAGTGCGTTTATCTTATTTTCAATGAATGGAGAGTTTCGAGATGCTACTGGTGACACAGTGGACTTTGGTTGGTTTTCTCTAGTACCGCCAGTTGTATCCATTATTTTAGCGTTTATTTCAAAGGATGTTATTATTTCATTGTTCTTTGGTATTTTTGCTGGAGGGTTTATCTTGCATTTAGCAGATGGATCGATTTTCTATGCGATCGTTCAATCATTTTTAAGTATAGTTGATTATACGCTAAACTCATTAGCTGATCCGTGGAACGCAGGAATCATTTTACAAGTGCTCACTATTGGTGGATTGATCGCACTGATGACAAAAATGGGAGGAGCAAAAGCTATTGCAAATGCACTATCCAAAAAAGCAAAAGGTC
This genomic window contains:
- a CDS encoding YfcC family protein, coding for MENNKKTKKKFSMPSSFTVLFLIIVFIAILTWIIPAGVYDMDDAGNILSGTYHTVDSQPQGIWDIFISPIKGMLGTETTPGAIEISLFILILGGFLGVVTKTGALDAGIASIVKNYKGKEKKLIPILMLLFAIGGTTYGMAEETMAFYPLIIPVMIGVGFDTIVAVAIVLVGSQIGVLASTVNPFATGVASQALSISPGEGIIWRLIFFVAMYAVSTLYVYRYAMKVEKDPSSSLVAYQREENIAYFKIPEDQEEMNKRQRNVMILFALSFLIMIMSLIPWTALSENWTFFESLNAFLLGIPFIGTLLGERMIPLGDWYFQEITMLFFLMAVLIGLFYRMPEGEIVDSFMDGARDLLSVALVVALARGIQVVMNDGLITATILNWGEKGLSGLSPIIFSILTYIFYIPMSFLIPSTSGLAAATMGIMGPLGNFSGVPEHLVITAYQAASGFINLITPTSGVVMGALAIARIDVTVWWKFMFKLMVIIFVISCIILGIAAAVS
- the cdaA gene encoding diadenylate cyclase CdaA; its protein translation is MSIDWSQLVTWRNFINVADILVVTFFIYQLIKILRGTRAVQLLKGIAIIMLIKVASFFLGLQTVDWIVDLVIQWSVLAVIIIFQPELRRGLEHLGRGSIFNRTKRKINPGENLVQQLVKAVQYMAKRRIGALISIQMDTELDEFIGTGIALDADISSELLINIFIPNTPLHDGAVIIRDYKIASAASYLPLSESTLISKELGTRHRAAIGLSEVTDAVTIIVSEETGGVSVSYKGELLRELSKEDFEKFLSKNLIIDEEKVKKNSFQELVDSFKKGGF
- a CDS encoding CdaR family protein, with translation MEKIYNNPWFIKIVALAFAILLFTYVNSSNNRGQTASNVDGLSATTTDTILEVPIVVEIDQDNYYVTGFPETVSVDISGPSSIVLNTKTTKNFDIVAADLDSLGVGTHTIELVAEGLSPQLDYKVSPEEVTITIEEKKVETFSVEVEFDDSLIEEDFEAGTPTIDYETIELTGTASTIDQVEEVKVVVNGEEGITEDIVQTLPVVISDADGEKLDVELNPSEVTVSIPVDPIKKEVPIVLNQMGTADADLSYELGISNQSATTVAVQADNEILSSLSSYPIDIDVTDITETATQTIDLPLLDGVTIIDPEKIDVTITVTKKNSQENEQNTTEINDESSSSNNSSSSSESTQIESEESESEPASDSASDSSSEKSDESSSESSQEVSE
- the glmM gene encoding phosphoglucosamine mutase, with the translated sequence MGKYFGTDGVRGVANSELTPELAFKLGRYGGFVLTQHAEGEEHPRVLVGRDTRISGEMLESALIAGLLSVGIEVMKLGVITTPGVAYLTRIQRAAAGVMISASHNPAPDNGIKFFGSDGYKLFDATELEIEALLDEDIDNLPRPSAKGLGTVDEYPEGALKYTQFLQQTIPNDLAGLQVCLDGANGATSPLINRLFADLETEFDVMASTPNGLNINDGVGSTHPEKLAEFVVEKGADAGLAFDGDGDRVIAIDELGNIIDGDKIMFICGKYLQEKGRLKKDTIVSTVMSNLGFHKAIEANNMIALQTKVGDRYVVEEMRKNGYNFGGEQSGHLVFLDYNTTGDGMLSGIQLLNVMKETGKKLSELAAEVQTYPQKLVNIRVSNKNGAMDVPAIKAIIDEVESEMNGNGRILVRPSGTEPLLRVMAEAPSQEKVNLYVDRIAAVVKEEIGLAE